The following coding sequences are from one Cercospora beticola chromosome 4, complete sequence window:
- a CDS encoding uncharacterized protein (SMCOG1030:serine/threonine protein kinase~antiSMASH:Cluster_11) gives MGGPPGSQAVPLPTNLPFRIVSKTIGSGAYASIRKAIPPHSSGPVIAVKFINKDHAFRAGRLRPRQLQIELSLHAHVSPHQNIIRYIRHGEDPAWVWLALELAEGGDLFDKIEADAGVGEDVAHFYFTQLISAIAWCHGKGVAHRDIKPENMLLSGEGDLKLADFGLATQFLELKSGKRKTCGMVCGSPPYIAPEIIDVGKQNQKRKNREEDKVGYDPAVADVWSCAIVLFVLLVGNTPWDSPVMEDSYEYHEYVTTKGRTTDELWGNVPPEALSLVRGMLNIEPEGRFSLESVRKHPWFTRSNHHLNSKGRAKDPIGLATQMMESLKVDFSADVQSSQRRRPGTGGQTAASQGDAMDVDSRQDPRWAQFASTQPETPLGDASAYDWEAPPRVGAGNGISASQPQTNHDRTAAVAAHTSIAARNGQVMPTDLHDLFSEDPSMSQFSATPSVPLTLTQAARQFKDIVPSHSLARFISVLSFGQLLPMILDALHRLNIPVAPPAASAMEGKEDMVSIWVKTLDANKMPIQGQVVVERIRVGGTATGAGAVEVLETRFLKLKGDPLGWRRLFKQVAVLCKDGIVGAGQQ, from the exons ATGGGTGGCCCTCCAGGA TCACAAGCAGTTCCGCTGCCCACCAATCTACCATTCCGCATCGTCTCCAAGACAATTGGTTCTGGCGCATATGCCTC CATCCGCAAAGCCATCCCACCACACTCCTCCGGGCCCGTCATCGCCGTCAAGTTCATCAACAAAGACCACGCCTTCCGCGCCGGACGACTCCGACCCCGCCAGCTTCAGATCGAGCTCTCCCTCCATGCCCACGTTTCTCCGCACCAAAACATCATTCGCTACATCCGCCATGGCGAAGATCCCGCTTGGGTCTGGCTGGCACTCGAGCTCGCCGAAGGCGGCGACCTATTCGACAAGATTGAAGCCGACGCAGGAGTAGGCGAAGACGTGGCGCATTTCTACTTTACTCAACTCATATCTGCGATTGCATGGTGTCACGGAAAAGGCGTCGCGCATCGAGACATCAAGCCCGAGAACATGCTTTTGAGCGGAGAAGGTGATCTCAAACTCGCGGATTTTGGACTCGCGACGCAGTTTCTGGAACTCAAGAGTGGGAAACGGAAGACTTGCGGGATGGTGTGTGGGAGTCCGCCGTATATTGCACCGGAGATCATCGATGTGGGAAAACAAAatcagaagagaaagaaccGGGAAGAGGATAAGGTGGGATACGACCCTGCTGTTGCAGATGTGTGGTCTTGTGCCATCGTGCTGTTTGTCTTATTGGTGGGCAATACGCCTTGGGACAGCCCTGTCATGGAGGACAGTTACGAATATCACGAATATGTTACGACAAAAGGAAGGACCACGGATGAACTATGGGGGAACGTCCCTCCGGAGGCATTGAGTTTGGTACGGGGCATGTTGAACATTGAGCCCGAGGGGAGGTTCTCGTTGGAGTCGGTGAGGAAGCATCCTTGGTTTACGAGGAGTAATCACCACTTGAACTCGAAGGGAAGAGCGAAGGATCCGATTGGTTTGGCCACCCAGATGATGGAGTCATTGAAGGTGGACTTCTCAGCCGACGTGCAGAGCAGTCAGCGGAGGAGGCCTGGTACTGGAGGGCAGACTGCGGCAAGTCAAGGAGATGCCATGGATGTCGACAGCAGACAGGACCCGAGATGGGCCCAATTCGCTTCGACACAGCCAGAGACGCCTTTGGGCGATGCCTCCGCCTATGACTGGGAAGCTCCGCCGCGAGTGGGCGCTGGAAATGGAATCTCGGCTTCACAACCACAGACGAACCACGACCGGActgcagctgtggcagcGCATACTTCGATTGCGGCACGAAATGGGCAGGTGATGCCTACAGACCTTCACGACTTGTTCTCCGAGGACCCCTCGATGAGTCAATTCTCCGCAACTCCCTCCGTCCCTCTGACTCTCACGCAAGCTGCCCGGCAATTCAAGGATATTGTGCCGTCGCACTCTCTCGCACGCTTTATTTCTGTGCTCTCATTCGGTCAGCTCCTGCCCATGATACTGGATGCCCTTCATCGGCTGAACATCCCTGTTGCACCTCCTGCTGCCTCTGCAATGGAGGGCAAGGAGGACATGGTCAGCATATGGGTCAAGACACTGGATGCGAATAAGATGCCGATTCAAGGACAAGTCGTTGTAGAGAGGATCCGTGTTGGTGGAACGGCAACTGGAGCTGGCGCTGTGGAAGTCCTGGAGACGAGATTCCTTAAGCTGAAGGGTGATCCCCTAGGCTGGAGAAGACTGTTCAAACAGGTGGCTGTACTTTGTAAAGATGGCATTGTCGGTGCTGGGCAGCAGTAG
- a CDS encoding uncharacterized protein (BUSCO:EOG092621F2~antiSMASH:Cluster_11), whose translation SPSPGPLICDCVQDCHAVRRSSGIAISCAHTPPAISRIPYHAHSTPSQAPRRARHESLACALPDVALPLRRLRLSPQPSQQTFTELPIRRFPIPDERTSTFVPHPTTDSTLATVDKVDSRQQQPVPSSVKSKAHSRLASFSRQRLLGIVQPIEVRPQGETLPEVPVSPSDAGSQDRRSDASTRSNASSETALTDHSSTNIKAANDRPSRDSVATWRERGQSEDSEYQDTEAYERILRRSPRMMHQTSSKLLKMTGDDQPYTRDFKDLFATLIVSLPLTPHRVRFSKYPHTFTTEEAITNLGSLKFSQSNRMPDPKAPDRIVTTTTTTTFSMAREMARATCARFLEARMIESVDGRTDFSSRSSVWQLTPKGMHLLSRFCQRNGIHQRHVNELLDSPRNVMNLVILERDPETDEIVHDADTINVLFRRFAGDTGPNIKSEHSSSDSDSLNDYATGLVGVRMERAKSSRKDQTAYYAFTGKAAFDWLMDCTTTVNKREGFTLANLFMTTGLVEPFGEERGAQNGAGHRFAASRHVKYAVTLKGMQVAGWVPTPATSSHGETATGAARPNGSSMPVRDSNTNRMTVIIRDPALRLLFREYLRETHCEENLSFYTEVKSFLDDYQRAKRGSSIPRPDVIRETLASAYSLYNAFLAPGSPCELNIDHNLRNALAARMTRAVGEDEQMIRSLDEVADLFDQAQSSVFKLMASDSVPKFFREPKYAAVLKERNLEHMISKFAAANVSG comes from the exons TCGCCATCTCCCGGCCCACTCATCTGCGACTGCGTACAAGACTGCCATGCCGTCCGCCGCTCCAGCGGCATAGCCATATCCTGCGCACATACACCTCCGGCCATATCCCGCATTCCATACCACGCCCATTCCACACCCAGCCAAGCCCCACGACGTGCTCGCCACGAGTCACTCGCATGCGCCCTTCCTGACGTAGCACTGCCGTTGCGTCGCCTGCGACTGAGCCCGCAGCCCTCACAACAGACATTCACCGAGCTGCCCATTCGGCGCTTCCCTATTCCAGACGAACGCACGTCGACGTTCGTCCCACATCCTACGACCGATAGCACCCTTGCGACTGTCGACAAGGTGGATTCTCGACAGCAACAACCCGTCCCGTCGAGCGTCAAGAGCAAGGCTCACTCCCGCCTGGCTTCCTTCAGCCGCCAACGACTCCTCGGCATCGTACAGCCGATTGAGGTTCGGCCACAAGGCGAGACACTCCCAGAAGTGCCTGTCTCGCCTTCAGACGCGGGCTCGCAAGACAGGCGTTCCGACGCATCGACGCGGTCTAACGCATCGTCTGAGACAGCGCTCACCGATCATTCCTCGACGAATATAAAGGCTGCCAACGACAGGCCGAGCCGTGACTCCGTAGCGACGTGGAGAGAGCGAGGACAGTCTGAGGACAGCGAGTATCAAGACACCGAAGCATACGAGCGCATTCTGCGCCGAAGTCCACGCATGATGCATCAAACATCATCgaagctgctcaagatgaCGGGCGACGATCAGCCGTACACGAGG GATTTCAAAGATCTATTCGCGACATTAATCGTCAGTTTGCCATTGACACCACACCGTGTTCGATTTTCAAAATACCCACACACTTTCACTACCGAGGAAGCCATCACAAATTTGGGGTCACTAAAGTTTTCTCAATCGAATCGAATGCCAGACCCGAAAGCACCTGACAGGATAGTGACAAcaacgaccacgaccacATTTTCCATGGCACGCGAAATGGCTCGTGCGACTTGTGCACGGTTCTTGGAGGCCAGGATGATCGAGTCGGTGGATGGCAGGACAGATTTCAGTTCTAGAAGTTCGGTGTGGCAGCTGACACCGAAAGGCATGCACCTTCTCTCGCGTTTCTGTCAAAGAAACGGCATTCACCAGCGACACGTTAACGAACTTCTGGATTCTCCACGCAACGTGATGAACCTTGTCATCCTCGAGCGCGATCCCGAGACGGACGAGATTGTGCACGATGCCGATACGATCAACGTCCTCTTCCGAAGATTCGCTGGTGATACAGGACCAAACATCAAGTCAGAGCACTCGTCATCGGATTCGGACTCGTTGAACGATTACGCGACGGGGCTCGTGGGCGTGAGGATGGAGCGAGCAAAGAGCTCGCGCAAAGACCAAACAGCCTACTACGCTTTCACGGGCAAGGCCGCATTTGACTGGCTAATGGACTGCACGACTACTGTCAACAAGCGTGAGGGCTTCACTCTTGCCAATCTCTTCATGACGACCGGGCTCGTGGAGCCGTTCGGAGAAGAACGCGGTGCACAGAATGGCGCGGGTCACCGCTTCGCAGCATCGAGACACGTCAAATATGCTGTCACCCTGAAGGGCATGCAAGTTGCTGGTTGGGTACCAACTCCGGCGACGTCCTCCCATGGAGAGACTGCGACCGGCGCTGCCCGCCCGAACGGCTCCAGCATGCCGGTCCGCGACTCGAACACCAATCGCATGACGGTCATCATCCGCGATCCTGCTCTGCGTTTACTATTCAGAGAGTATCTGCGCGAGACACACTGCGAGGAGAATTTGTCGTTTTACACTGAAGTCAAGTCCTTCCTGGATGACTACCAGCGGGCTAAGCGCGGCTCTTCGATACCACGGCCTGACGTTATCAGGGAAACCCTCGCATCGGCCTATTCGCTTTACAATGCCTTCCTTGCACCCGGTTCACCCTGCGAGCTCAACATTGATCACAACTTACGGAATGCACTCGCTGCTCGCATGACTCGCGCAGTcggcgaggacgagcagaTGATTCGCAGCCTGGATGAAGTGGCAGATCTCTTCGATCAGGCTCAAAGCAGCGTGTTCAAGCTTATGGCTAGC GATTCCGTACCTAAATTCTTTCGGGAGCCAAAATATGCCGCAGTCCTCAAAGAGCGAAACTTGGAGCACATGATCTCCAAATTTGCAGCTGCGAACGTGTCCGGATAG
- a CDS encoding uncharacterized protein (antiSMASH:Cluster_11) gives MARLLSLAAFITSVLTAALDTRQAGAGLRTDNYDGLTTVPAVPQLSLIGQYNGLDYKGWTVAQGGLPLPNLCLLGDRLCLATFSYGLKPQSPAKIAVTGLVQTVTQIGLVSLRPFGTISAVPSQGVNSYNLISFYFGCIGFTAESLVTFSSRCSITVTGFYTTGVQAPTLKFTFVPTSATESQLTKAVLPASYSASLAGLKNVTIGIAEADWTPALTVLGVDDLVHLNRVI, from the exons ATGGCTCGTCTGCTCAGTCTCGCCGCTTTCATCACCTCTGTCCTGACAGCGGCCCTCGACACCCGCCAAGCAGGCGCTGGTCTCAGAACCGACAACTACGATGGTCTTACCACCGTTCCTGCGGTGCCGCAACTTTCCTTGATAGGCCAATACAACGGTCTTGATTACAAGGGATGGACTGTAGCC CAAGGTGGCCTCCCACTCCCCAACCTCTGTCTCCTCGGCGACCGTCTCTGCCTTGCAACCTTCAGCTACGGCCTCAAACCCCAAAGCCCCGCCAAAATCGCCGTAACAGGTCTCGTCCAAACCGTAACTCAAATCGGCCTGGTCTCTCTCCGCCCGTTCGGCACAATTTCCGCCGTCCCCTCTCAAGGCGTCAACTCTTACAATCTGATATCCTTCTATTTCGGCTGCATCGGATTCACTGCAGAATCCCTCGTCACATTTTCCAGTCGCTGCAGTATTACCGTGACAGGTTTCTATACCACTGGCGTGCAAGCCCCAACCTTGAAGTTTACGTTTGTCCCAACTTCGGCTACGGAGTCGCAGTTGACGAAGGCCGTGTTGCCGGCTAGTTATTCTGCTTCGCTTGCTGGGTTGAAGAATGTTACGATTGGGATTGCGGAGGCGGATTGGACTCCTGCGTTGACGGTTTTGGGAGTTGATGATCTAGTGCATCTGAACCGGGTCATTTGA
- a CDS encoding uncharacterized protein (SMCOG1001:short-chain dehydrogenase/reductase SDR~antiSMASH:Cluster_11): MAETHHFDVNRLFTVKDYVCVVTGGGTGIGLMASQALAANGAKVYITGRRVEALENAAKAHSPEQDRTGGQIIPIGPCDVTKKEDLQKLVSDIKSKESHINLLVCNAGVSGPKAPPEHSDADDLSAKLWNEESVEDWQKTYETDVTSVYFTAVAFLPLLQAATKAKGGPYEDFSASVIIISSMSGLMRDSQGHFSYNAAKGATVQLSKLMSAEFQKAKIRVNSIAPGYFPSEMAGTKSDDRQKSDFPQEKIDKTGHVPMMRAGRDEEIGMGVLFFARNHYVNGEILAIDGGVLNVVPGR, translated from the exons ATGGCAGAAACTCACCACTTCGACGTCAACCGCCTCTTCACAGTCAAAGACTATGTCTGCGTCGTGACTGGCGGCGGCACAGGCATAGGCCTCATGGCCTCTCAAGCCCTCGCCGCCAACGGCGCAAAAGTGTACATCACTGGCCGCCGCGTCGAAGCTCTCGAAAATGCCGCGAAAGCCCACAGCCCCGAGCAAGACCGCACCGGCGGGCAAATCATCCCAATTGGCCCCTGCGATGTGACCAAGAAAGAAGACCTCCAGAAACTCGTCTCCGACATCAAATCTAAAGAATCCCACATCAACCTCCTCGTCTGCAATGCTGGCGTCTCAGGCCCCAAGGCTCCACCCGAGCACTCTGACGCCGACGACTTGAGCGCGAAACTATGGAATGAGGAGTCTGTCGAGGATTGGCAGAAGACATATGAGACGGATGTGACGTCGGTCTACTTCACTGCTGTGGCTTTCCTGCCATTGTTGCAGGCTGCCACGAAAGCCAAAGGCGGGCCTTACGAGGATTTTAGCGCGAGTGTCATCATTATCTCGTCCATGTCAGGATTGATGAGGGACTCGCAAGGGCATTTTTCGTACAATGCTGCCAAGGGAGCGACGGTGCAGTTGAGTAAGTTGATGAGTGCGGAGTtccagaaggcgaagatTCGAGTGAACAG CATTGCGCCAGGATACTTTCCCTCGGAAATGGCGGGCACGAAATCCGATGATCGTCAGAAGAGTGATTTTCCGCAAGAGAAGATCGACAAGACGGGCCATGTGCCCATGATGCGAGCCGGACGTGACGAGGAGATCGGAATGGgtgtgctcttcttcgcacgCAATCACTACGTTAACGGAGAAATCCTGGCGATTGATGGTGGTGTGCTGAATGTGGTTCCAGGCCGGTAA
- a CDS encoding uncharacterized protein (antiSMASH:Cluster_11) yields the protein MKRLVLSPLRPSRPPLRLPLHRASIRSVNSPNKAKTTNDIFQRLVASNPHLYRPLLQQMTSEPSSKRQKMADGTAAPVIGTHNGHFHADEALAVYLLRLLPDYKGASLIRTRDSEVLKTCTIVVDVGGVHDDAIFRYDHHQREFKATFPGKNTKLSSAGLVWMHYGKRIVSAVTGLDVASSENELLYQKLYEDFVQAFDANDNGISVYDPAEIRKAGIEKKTSDKGFSIASVVGRYNHAPVTPAANNINANGFVQTSKAADQADEDARFARASAFVGEQFSIELSDKFLAWLPARNVVAQAFNSRHAVDPQGRILVVPWKDGGVPWMDHLYALEEETGAQGSVLYALFAESGEQDSKWRIRAVSLEPGSFENRKGLPEAWRGVRDDELSKLSGVPGSIFVHAAGFIGGNQTFDGALEMAKKALEM from the coding sequence ATGAAGAGGCTAGTTCTGTCACCACTGCGGCCCTCCCGTCCACCACTCCGTCTGCCTCTGCACAGAGCTTCCATTCGTTCTGTCAACTCCCCAAACAAGGCAAAGACCACCAACGACATCTTCCAGCGCCTCGTGGCCAGCAACCCCCACCTCTACCGacctctgctgcagcaaatgACCTCGGAGCCTTCATCGAAGCGACAAAAGATGGCCGACGGCACCGCAGCGCCAGTCATTGGCACCCACAACGGCCACTTCCACGCCGACGAAGCCCTAGCAGTTTACTTGCTCCGTCTGCTGCCTGACTACAAAGGCGCATCCTTGATCAGAACTCGCGACTCCGAAGTGCTCAAGACATGCACCATTGTCGTTGATGTGGGTGGTGTGCACGACGATGCCATCTTCCGCTACGACCACCACCAGCGCGAATTCAAAGCTACTTTCCCTGGCAAGAACACCAAGCTTTCATCAGCAGGACTGGTGTGGATGCACTATGGCAAGAGAATCGTGTCGGCCGTGACAGGGCTGGACGTGGCCAGTTCGGAGAACGAGCTGCTGTATCAGAAGCTATACGAGGACTTTGTGCAGGCGTTCGACGCCAATGACAATGGTATCTCGGTGTACGACCCTGCTGAGATCAGAAAGGCAggcatcgagaagaagacatcGGACAAGGGCTTCAGCATTGCCAGCGTGGTCGGTCGCTACAATCACGCACCTGTCACACCTGCTGCAAACAATATCAACGCCAATGGGTTCGTCCAAACCAGCAAGGCCGCAGATCAGGCTGATGAGGATGCCCGCTTCGCTCGTGCTTCCGCTTTTGTGGGCGAGCAATTCTCCATTGAGCTCAGCGACAAATTTCTGGCGTGGCTACCCGCTCGTAACGTGGTCGCGCAAGCCTTCAACTCCAGGCACGCAGTAGACCCGCAAGGCCGTATTCTCGTGGTGCCCTGGAAGGACGGCGGTGTTCCGTGGATGGACCACTTGTATGCGCTCGAGGAAGAGACTGGTGCACAAGGTAGCGTTCTGTATGCACTTTTCGCCGAGAGTGGAGAACAGGACAGCAAGTGGCGTATCCGAGCTGTCAGTCTCGAGCCtggcagcttcgagaacCGAAAGGGACTTCCTGAGGCATGGAGAGGTGTGCGCGATGACGAGCTCAGCAAGCTTTCTGGCGTTCCTGGCAGCATCTTTGTGCACGCTGCCGGCTTCATCGGTGGCAACCAGACCTTTGATGGAGCCCTCGAGATGGCAAAGAAGGCTCTGGAGATGTAA
- a CDS encoding uncharacterized protein (antiSMASH:Cluster_11~BUSCO:EOG092640ET) — translation MILRFIGSSLFLASIVFTIPLAFDVGGRTCGLAFSLSLATYYFILSTLRLATPDQSTWRRAGVNTIAAMQPIMIAGLLIWSLNKFSVDAGEEGTWVSRAFFNATKPLHQSPSFKEWVFGREGMLQYALIGGWDKFLRYSMPVFQLVEGFCSLLVIQAAGQVTRYLVNNDDGGDTWMLGLLIPSGSIIASSCYFIWRMSTFPGLDSQDAVLIGIAITCAVFLCAWGIGSGRGNIVESSLLFAYITLCIYQIFTDYQPSHPLPESPLPNDVNEFPPLPPILMASFSTISQALSQLPSTILNGFGFMFAAVQTVTPSVIISLIYRLLVLYAAARIIPAVRESGARALAHDPSFEDSEGVHGLMGVLTYYSPSILIAVYTSLLLQHFATASADHPGEWWTSQGGEGGGNISRWANLAGTMALYAVELYLGKDQDDALHWKLD, via the coding sequence ATGATCCTCCGCTTCATTGGGAGTTcgctcttcctcgcctcgaTCGTCTTCACCATCCCACTCGCTTTCGATGTCGGCGGCCGAACGTGTGGGCTCGCCTTCAGTCTGAGCTTGGCCACGTACTacttcatcctctccacGCTACGACTCGCGACGCCAGATCAGTCAACATGGAGGAGGGCAGGAGTCAACACGATCGCCGCTATGCAGCCCATCATGATCGCAGGACTGCTGATTTGGAGCCTGAACAAGTTCAGTGTGGACGCTGGTGAAGAGGGAACCTGGGTTAGTCGCGCCTTTTTCAACGCGACGAAGCCACTGCACCAGAGCCCGAGCTTCAAGGAATGGGTGTTTGGACGTGAGGGAATGCTGCAGTATGCCTTGATCGGCGGATGGGACAAATTTCTGAGGTATTCCATGCCTGTGTTCCAACTGGTCGAGGGCTTCTGCAGTCTGCTGGTCATACAAGCTGCTGGGCAGGTCACGCGGTATCTGGTCAACAACGACGATGGAGGAGACACTTGGATGCTAGGGCTCTTAATACCATCCggcagcatcatcgccagTTCATGTTATTTCATCTGGCGCATGTCGACCTTTCCGGGACTCGACAGCCAGGATGCAGTACTGATCGGCATCGCCATCACTTGCGCAGTGTTTCTGTGCGCTTGGGGCATTGGAAGCGGGCGTGGGAACATTGTGGAgagtagcttgctattcgCATACATCACGCTCTGCATCTACCAGATCTTCACCGATTACCAGCCAAGCCACCCACTGCCAGAGTCTCCTCTACCGAACGACGTCAATGAATTCCCACCTCTCCCTCCAATCCTGATGGCCAGCTTCTCGACCATCTCGCAAGCATTGTCCCAATTACCGAGCACCATTTTGAACGGCTTCGGCTTCATGTTTGCTGCTGTACAGACCGTAACGCCCTCGGTCATCATCTCGCTGATCTACCGGCTTCTGGTCCTCTACGCTGCAGCACGCATCATCCCTGCTGTCCGGGAGTCTGGCGCGCGTGCTTTAGCACACGATCCATCGTTTGAAGATTCGGAAGGTGTGCATGGTCTCATGGGAGTTCTAACGTACTACAGCCCAAGCATCCTCATCGCAGTGTACACaagccttctcctccagcacttTGCGACCGCTTCTGCAGATCATCCAGGGGAATGGTGGACTAGTCAAGGCGGTGAAGGAGGAGGAAACATCAGCCGGTGGGCCAACCTGGCTGGCACTATGGCACTCTACGCAGTCGAGCTGTACTTAGGCAAGGACCAAGATGATGCCCTCCACTGGAAGCTGGATTGA
- a CDS encoding uncharacterized protein (SMCOG1106:major facilitator transporter~antiSMASH:Cluster_11): MEHVEHDLEAATYSTEEEEEKHEQPISNTLTSPEDGSTASTREHVDIPPNVNQKLHSKGLATDNSGLVRWKSGTSAHPRRWPLFRKSYDSAVIIFMEFIMTLFSNVGSSIVPYSIEQLGTSEELGLFYFTTLYLLGQALGGLIFPPLAESFGGRTIYTTCAFGFGAFCALVGASPTVPAVVVGRFVSGFVSAMPAVVACGSIENMWNIKARIWLVHIWIASAVLALALAPAIAVAVSESPLGWQWLFYIAAILGGLMGIACLFMQESRPSQLLRQKVQRVSRTTDFRKLSVNHQDSKPSLSTFVQEGLTMPLRLFFTEPIVFLTSIMAAIVYAVIYLFTAALPQVYEESFGYTRLQGSLVFVSIAVGICFTILPRIYDIRVACRKDAQAIEPEDKLFGFYVAAPVLAVGLWWFAFSVPPLNSSASPWVSICSLALLGYSIVEFDNVLSGYLCDTYASRTASALAPLSFLRATLSGTFPLFGSAMFHNLGANYAMFVLAGIATAFCAVAVLFGVFGKRIRESSPLAEKTVGMGD, from the exons ATGGAACATGTTGAGCACGACCTGGAAGCCGCGACTTACTCcacggaggaagaggaggagaagcacGAGCAACCCATCAGCAACACTCTCACATCACCTGAAGATGGCTCCACAGCATCAACGAGAGAGCACGTCGACATTCCACCTAATGTAAATCAAAAACTGCATTCGAAAGGCCTCGCAACAGATAACTCTGGCTTGGTGCGATGGAAAAGCGGCACATCTGCCCATCCGAGACGGTGGCCTCTATTCCGAAAGTCCTACGACTCTGCCGTGATCATCTTCATGGAGTTCATCATGACACTCTTCAGCAACGTCGGAAGTTCTATCGTGCCGTACTCGATCGAACAGCTGGGCACCTCGGAAGAGCTGGGTCTGTTCTACTTCACAACATTATACCTGCTGGGTCAAGCCCTCGGCGGACTCATCTTCCCACCTCTGGCCGAGTCCTTCGGTGGACGAACAATCTATACTACGTGCGCGTTTGGGTTTGGGGCATTCTGTGCGCTCGTCGGAGCTTCGCCAACCGTCCCTGCAGTGGTGGTCGGCCGCTTCGTATCAGGTTTCGTATCTGCCATGCCTGCTGTGGTGGCGTGCGGTAGCATCGAGAACATGTGGAACATTAAGGCGAGAATTTGGCTGGTGCATATCTGGATCGCGTCAGCTGTGCTCGCGCTGGCTTTGGCACCTGCGATTGCGGTTGCTGTCAGTGAATCGCCACTTGGCTG GCAATGGCTGTTCTACATCGCAGCCATCCTTGGCGGCCTCATGGGCATCGCATGCCTCTTCATGCAAGAATCTCGGCCCTCGCAACTCCTTCGCCAAAAGGTCCAGCGCGTCTCACGCACGACCGATTTTCGCAAGCTCTCCGTCAATCATCAAGACTCCAAGCCATCACTCTCCACTTTCGTCCAGGAAGGCCTCACCATGCCTCTTCGATTGTTCTTTACGGAGCCTATTGTCTTCTTGACCTCCATCATGGCCGCGATCGTTTACGCTGTGATCTACCTCTTCACAGCCGCCTTACCTCAAGTCTACGAAGAATCTTTTGGTTACACGAGACTGCAAGGGTCTTTGGTGTTTGTTTCGATTGCCGTGGGGATATGCTTCACGATTTTGCCGAGGATATACGATATTCGAGTCGCATGTCGGAAAGATGCGCAAGCCATTGAGCCCGAGGACAAGTTATTCGGCTTCTATGTTGCTGCGCCGGTGCTGGCTGTGGGATT ATGGTGGTTCGCTTTCTCGGTCCCTCCGCTCaattcttcggcttcgcccTGGGTTTCCATTTGCTCGCTTGCACTGCTGGGATATAGCATTGTCGAGTTCGACAATGTGTTGAGCGGATATCTTTGCGATACGTATGCTTCTCGCACGGCTTCAGCGCTTGCGCCATTATCGTTTCTCAGAGCGACCCTTTCGGGCACGTTTCCGTTGTTTGGAAGTGCGATGTTCCATAATTTGGGTGCTAACTATGCGAT GTTCGTTCTTGCGGGCATCGCGACGGCCTTTTGTGCGGTTGCGGTGTTGTTTGGGGTATTTGGGAAAAGGATACGAGAAAGCAGTCCGTTAGCTGAGAAGACGGTCGGGATGGGTGATTGA